From the Candidatus Methylomirabilota bacterium genome, the window GGCCGTCCAGAAGCCCTCGGCAAAGGCGGCGAAGCCCCAGTGACTGGCAATGGTCATCGCGACCCCGGTCAGATAGACCGCCCGCGGGTCCACCCGGTCGGTCAGGGTGACGAGGATCGGGACGGAGAGCGTGTAGGCGGCGTAGAAGAGGCCGGTGATCCAGCCGGCTTCACGGTTCGTGAGGTGCCAGCCCGCGATGAACTCGGGGAGCAACGCGGGCCACGTGTAGGCGCCGATCTGGGCGCAGACCTGCGCGATGCAGATGCAGACGACGAGGCGCGCCGGCCTCAAGGTGGCTCGACGTCACCGGCTCGGTCGAGCAATCGCTCCACGATGACACAGTCCCGCCACTGTCCCTCGAGCTTGCCGTGGCGGTGGTAGACCCCCACCACCCTGAAGCCGCACTTCTCGTGGAGGGTGAGGCTGGCGATGTTCTCGGGAAAGATCCGCGAGACGATCTTCCAGAACCCTCGCTCGGCGTAGAGCTGGCACAGCGCGTTCAACGTGACGCGGCCGGCCCCGGTGCCGCGAGCCGCGCGGGCGACGTAGACGGAGTGCTCCGCCACGCCCGAATAGGCCGGCCGGCTCCGATATGCCCCCGCGCCGGCCCAGGCCACGAGCCGCCCGTCCCGCTCGGCCACCACCGTAGGGTACCGGTCGCCCTTGTCGGCGAGCAACGCGGCGATCTGTTCCGCGGTCCGGGGCTCGGTCTCGAAGGTCGCGATCCGGTCGGCGATGCCCTGGTTGTAGATCGCGGCAATGGCCTCGGCATCCGCCGCGGTGGCGATCCGGGTGAGGATCGGGGGCGTGGTCATCGCGAGGACACGCCGAGCGCGGAGTCTCGGTGCGCCGGGCCTCGGTGCAGGACCCGGGCCCCCGTCGTCCGGTACAGCAGAATGGCCGAGAAGACGGCGCCGAGCCCGGCGAGACCGAGGCTCACGAAAGCCCAACCCCAGGCACCGGCAGTCTGGATCCCGTGCCAGTCGAGGATGGCGCCGAACAGCAGGGGCGCGATGGCTCCGGCTCCGTAGCCCAGGAGGGACCGCAGGGCCAGCGCGGAGCCGCGGTAGGCGGGGGCGACCACCTCGGTGATCGCGGTGGAATAGATCGGCGAGTCTCCCAGGGCCGCGAAGCCATAGATGAGGCCCACGCTGACGATCAGAGCCAGAGAAGCTCCGATGAGCCATCCAAAGACCAGCGAGCAGGCGGCGCTGACGGCCGCCATGATGAGGATGATCGGCGTGCGCCCGAACCGGTCGGCGAACACCCCGGCGAGAAATGCCGCCACCATCCCGGTCAGATGAAACAGCGACGTCATGTAGGCGCCGAGACCGGCGCCGCGGCTCAGCTCCGCGCCGGCGGCCACGAAGCACGCGGCCAGGAACGCGGGCGTCCACGCCCACATGCCCAGCAGCTCCCAGGAGTGGAAGGTGTAGCCCGCGATCAGCAGCATGGCCGGCCGGTTGCGGAGCACCTCGCCGACAAACCGCTGACCCGCGGCCCGTGACGTGATGACGTTGGCGGTCGAGCGGACTGCGATCCAGGCGACCGCACCACCGACGATGGACCCGACCGCGAGAAGCCAGAACGCGAGCACGTAACCGCCCCGCGGAATGGCGGCACCCGCCAGCATCAACGCCACGGCCAGACCGAGGGAATGGCCGGCCAGATAGGCGCCCATGGCTCGACCTCGCCGCTCGACGGGCACGTTCTCGGCGACGAGGAGAATGCCGGTCGTGTACATGCTCCCCTGCGTCAGGGCCAGCAGCGTATAGAGCCAGAGGCCCGACCAGTAGTCCCGCGCGTACATCGCGAAGACGGCCGCCACGACCGCCGACGTCACCGTGCCGGCGAGAAACACCCGGCGAGCGCCCACGCGGTCGGCGAGGCTCGAGCAGCCCATCAGGGAGACGGCATAGGTGACCTGGAATGCCGACGCGATGGTTCCCGCCGCGGTCCCGGACAGATGCCATTCTCGCTGCAGGACCGGCAGGGTCGCGGCGTAGGCGATGTAGACCATGAACGAGCCGACGCGCGAGATGCAGATCGCAGCCAGCCATGCCGATCCACCGGGCGCGAGAGCCCTCATCGACCGCGCACGACGACATCACGAGCCGTCGCGGGAAGGCTCGGCACCAGCCACCGGAAGAGCGCGGTGGCGGCCCCGGCGCCCAGTAGCTGCGCGATGATGAACCCGGGCGCGTCTGCGGGGCGGATGCCGGCGAACGTGTCCGATGCCGCGCGCGCCAGGGTCACCGCCGGATTCGCGAAGGACGTCGAGGCGGTGAACCAGTAGGCGGCGGTGATGTAGGCGGCCACCGCGAACGGTACGATCGGAGACCGAGTGCGCGCGCACCCCCAGATGACGGCCAGGAGCCCGAACGTCGCCACGAACTCGCTGAACATCTGGGCGGGGCCGGACCGGGCATGCTGCGAGGCGAAGAAAAGAGGCAACTCGAACATCACGTGCGCGGCCGCGGCACCGGTGAAGGCGCCGACGATCTGGGCGATGAGGTAGGCAGGCACGTCGGACCACGGCAGACCGCCCTGCGACGCGTC encodes:
- a CDS encoding MIP/aquaporin family protein yields the protein MSDRPSLARRLVAEGVGTAMLLATVIGSGIMAERLSGGNVAVALLANTMATGAALVALILTFGPISGAHFNPAVTLADASQGGLPWSDVPAYLIAQIVGAFTGAAAAHVMFELPLFFASQHARSGPAQMFSEFVATFGLLAVIWGCARTRSPIVPFAVAAYITAAYWFTASTSFANPAVTLARAASDTFAGIRPADAPGFIIAQLLGAGAATALFRWLVPSLPATARDVVVRGR
- a CDS encoding MFS transporter, whose translation is MRALAPGGSAWLAAICISRVGSFMVYIAYAATLPVLQREWHLSGTAAGTIASAFQVTYAVSLMGCSSLADRVGARRVFLAGTVTSAVVAAVFAMYARDYWSGLWLYTLLALTQGSMYTTGILLVAENVPVERRGRAMGAYLAGHSLGLAVALMLAGAAIPRGGYVLAFWLLAVGSIVGGAVAWIAVRSTANVITSRAAGQRFVGEVLRNRPAMLLIAGYTFHSWELLGMWAWTPAFLAACFVAAGAELSRGAGLGAYMTSLFHLTGMVAAFLAGVFADRFGRTPIILIMAAVSAACSLVFGWLIGASLALIVSVGLIYGFAALGDSPIYSTAITEVVAPAYRGSALALRSLLGYGAGAIAPLLFGAILDWHGIQTAGAWGWAFVSLGLAGLGAVFSAILLYRTTGARVLHRGPAHRDSALGVSSR
- a CDS encoding arsinothricin resistance N-acetyltransferase ArsN1 family A gives rise to the protein MTTPPILTRIATAADAEAIAAIYNQGIADRIATFETEPRTAEQIAALLADKGDRYPTVVAERDGRLVAWAGAGAYRSRPAYSGVAEHSVYVARAARGTGAGRVTLNALCQLYAERGFWKIVSRIFPENIASLTLHEKCGFRVVGVYHRHGKLEGQWRDCVIVERLLDRAGDVEPP